One Acutalibacter muris DNA window includes the following coding sequences:
- a CDS encoding FliO/MopB family protein, producing MFRELAAHRALASLDRNVFSLLGMLITVLLILLLAYWVTRFIGQRGLPGWARGVQNSGGLRVMWQLSLGKGERLVLVRLHERCLLLGVSGGGITVLTELTQEEAAQWLQKDGEVTKAPSFLEVLRDNLPKKK from the coding sequence GTGTTTAGGGAGTTAGCGGCCCACAGGGCTCTTGCGAGCCTGGACAGAAACGTGTTCTCCCTTCTGGGTATGCTGATAACAGTCCTACTGATACTGCTGCTGGCCTATTGGGTCACAAGGTTCATCGGCCAGCGGGGTCTGCCCGGCTGGGCCCGGGGGGTTCAGAATTCCGGCGGGCTGCGTGTAATGTGGCAGTTAAGCCTTGGCAAAGGGGAGCGGCTGGTGCTGGTCCGCCTGCACGAGCGCTGCCTTTTGCTGGGAGTATCCGGTGGAGGAATCACGGTTCTGACAGAGCTGACCCAGGAGGAGGCGGCCCAGTGGCTGCAAAAAGACGGGGAGGTCACCAAGGCGCCCAGTTTCCTAGAGGTGCTGAGGGATAACCTTCCCAAAAAGAAATGA
- a CDS encoding response regulator, protein MAKILLVDDAAFMRKVIKDTLTKNGYTDLYEAVDGADAVEKFSEINPDLVIMDITMPNMDGLEALKAMRAKNSSANIVMCSAMGQEAMVIEAIQSGAKDFIVKPFKSDRIMKTVTSIVGAP, encoded by the coding sequence ATGGCAAAGATCTTACTGGTTGACGACGCTGCTTTCATGCGCAAGGTCATCAAGGACACCCTGACAAAGAACGGCTACACTGACCTGTACGAGGCCGTTGACGGGGCCGACGCCGTGGAGAAGTTCTCCGAGATCAACCCGGACCTGGTAATAATGGACATCACCATGCCCAATATGGACGGTCTGGAGGCCTTAAAGGCCATGCGTGCCAAGAACAGCTCGGCGAACATCGTCATGTGCTCTGCCATGGGCCAGGAGGCCATGGTCATCGAGGCTATCCAGTCCGGGGCCAAGGACTTCATCGTCAAGCCCTTCAAGTCCGACCGTATCATGAAGACGGTCACCTCCATTGTGGGCGCGCCCTGA